The following proteins are co-located in the Fimbriiglobus ruber genome:
- a CDS encoding prolyl oligopeptidase family serine peptidase, giving the protein MPPFVRCLAAAVLVALTCPSAVPAPVDHPAGLSTDDAAQIDRDLARLIELLDRARKEKPLTPERADLIADVDVYRKGVVWALKYEPKLEPADVALVKKSLARGIERADALVAGNPTWAARKGKLVHGYVSAVDNSVQPFGLIVPAGYDPAKSSRLDVVLHGSSKPVGLSELRFMSRFDEGDGPAKNSPGTDFIELHPLGRVENCYRWAGETDVFEAIAAVRRRYNIDPDRIVLRGMSMGASGTWHLGLKYPDRFVALGPYCGYVDTHEFSQTPLSNFVKVGPLPPHQERGLHMLDSVDYAANAGVVPAVACIGEKDVFFRAHVIMGEAMAREGLTMVNLISPGTGHVIDPKTHAEQMRQIRAFTDRGEDRAPKHVRFVTWTLKYNECHWLRVLGLGEHYARAGMDASVLADGTVEVKEPKNVTRFALLPPVLQEATPKLRVDGAEVALPSRDKTATPARPVIGQRGGKWAYLGELGAVALGGKRPGSQGPIDDAFTTPFLCVRGTGRAWNPAVQTWADASLRRFAYEWHRYFRGELPVKDDTAITDDDIKRNNLILFGDPGSNTLIARVLPKLPVKWTEKEVVVGTATYPAADHAPVLIQPNPLAPSRYVVLNSGHTFHEKDLASLNYLLFPRLGDWAVLKVGAKSPTNPSEPLEEEVIRAGYFDERWLLP; this is encoded by the coding sequence ATGCCGCCGTTCGTCCGATGTCTGGCCGCGGCCGTGCTGGTCGCGCTCACATGCCCGAGCGCGGTCCCGGCGCCCGTCGACCACCCGGCAGGTCTTTCCACGGACGACGCGGCGCAGATCGATCGCGACCTCGCGCGGCTCATCGAACTCCTCGACCGCGCGAGGAAGGAAAAGCCGCTCACCCCCGAGCGCGCCGACCTCATCGCCGACGTCGATGTCTACCGTAAGGGCGTCGTCTGGGCACTGAAGTACGAGCCGAAGCTCGAACCCGCGGACGTGGCTCTCGTCAAGAAGTCGCTCGCCCGCGGCATCGAGCGGGCCGACGCGTTGGTCGCCGGCAACCCGACCTGGGCCGCGCGGAAGGGGAAACTCGTCCACGGGTACGTGTCCGCCGTGGATAACTCGGTGCAACCGTTCGGGCTGATCGTCCCCGCCGGGTACGATCCTGCGAAGTCGTCCCGACTGGACGTGGTGCTGCATGGCAGTTCAAAGCCGGTCGGCTTGAGCGAACTGCGGTTCATGAGTCGCTTCGACGAGGGCGACGGCCCGGCGAAGAACTCGCCGGGCACGGACTTCATCGAATTACACCCGCTCGGCCGCGTCGAGAATTGCTACCGCTGGGCCGGCGAGACGGACGTATTCGAGGCGATCGCGGCCGTCCGCCGACGATACAACATTGATCCCGACCGGATCGTCCTCCGCGGCATGTCGATGGGCGCGTCGGGCACGTGGCACCTCGGGCTCAAGTACCCGGACCGGTTCGTCGCTCTCGGCCCGTACTGCGGGTACGTCGACACCCACGAGTTCTCGCAGACCCCGCTGTCCAATTTCGTGAAGGTCGGACCACTCCCGCCGCACCAGGAGCGGGGACTGCACATGCTCGATTCGGTCGACTACGCCGCGAACGCGGGCGTGGTCCCGGCCGTCGCGTGCATCGGCGAGAAGGACGTCTTCTTCCGGGCGCACGTCATCATGGGTGAGGCGATGGCGCGGGAGGGGTTAACGATGGTTAACCTGATCTCGCCCGGCACCGGACACGTGATCGACCCGAAGACGCACGCCGAACAGATGCGACAGATCCGGGCGTTCACCGACCGGGGCGAGGACCGCGCGCCGAAGCACGTCCGGTTCGTCACCTGGACGCTCAAGTACAACGAGTGCCACTGGCTCCGCGTCCTCGGCCTCGGCGAACATTACGCGCGGGCGGGAATGGATGCGTCGGTCCTGGCCGACGGCACTGTGGAGGTGAAGGAGCCGAAGAATGTCACCCGCTTCGCACTGTTGCCCCCGGTGCTACAAGAGGCCACCCCGAAACTCCGCGTCGACGGAGCGGAAGTAGCTCTCCCATCGCGCGATAAAACCGCGACCCCGGCGCGACCCGTGATCGGGCAACGGGGTGGGAAATGGGCTTACCTGGGCGAACTCGGCGCGGTCGCGCTCGGTGGCAAACGACCCGGCTCGCAAGGTCCGATCGACGACGCCTTCACAACCCCGTTCCTTTGCGTCCGCGGCACCGGCCGGGCGTGGAACCCGGCAGTGCAGACCTGGGCCGACGCGAGCCTCCGACGATTCGCTTACGAGTGGCACAGGTACTTCCGCGGCGAGTTGCCAGTGAAAGACGACACCGCAATCACCGACGACGATATTAAGCGAAACAACCTGATCCTGTTCGGCGACCCCGGCAGCAACACCCTCATAGCCCGCGTCCTTCCAAAACTGCCGGTGAAATGGACCGAGAAGGAAGTCGTGGTCGGCACGGCCACTTACCCGGCGGCCGACCATGCCCCCGTGCTAATCCAGCCGAATCCGCTCGCCCCCAGCCGATACGTGGTTCTCAACAGCGGCCACACATTCCACGAGAAGGATCTGGCGTCGCTGAATTATTTGCTATTTCCGCGACTGGGCGACTGGGCGGTTCTGAAAGTGGGGGCAAAATCACCGACGAACCCGTCCGAGCCTTTGGAAGAAGAGGTGATCCGCGCCGGGTACTTCGACGAGCGCTGGCTTCTGCCGTGA
- a CDS encoding RNA recognition motif domain-containing protein, producing the protein MKKLYVGNLAFGTTSDDLATLCGEFGEVAKSQVVTDRETGQSRGFAFVEMNSGGDTAIQQLNAREFQGRTLTVNEAKPREDRPRTGGGYGGHNNR; encoded by the coding sequence GTGAAGAAGCTATACGTCGGAAACCTGGCCTTCGGCACCACATCGGACGACCTCGCGACCCTGTGCGGGGAATTCGGTGAGGTGGCCAAGTCCCAAGTGGTGACCGACCGGGAAACGGGCCAGAGCCGGGGGTTCGCCTTCGTCGAGATGAACAGCGGGGGCGACACCGCGATCCAACAACTCAACGCGCGGGAGTTTCAGGGGCGGACCCTGACCGTGAACGAAGCCAAGCCGCGTGAAGACCGCCCGCGGACCGGTGGCGGGTACGGCGGCCACAACAACCGCTAA
- a CDS encoding Clp protease N-terminal domain-containing protein, whose amino-acid sequence MQLAKEYALQLNLEYIDTEHVLVGLLKEETGVAADVLKNFGVELAKVQEEIERNSPRYTSGEPAIAGRLPHTPRVREVVSYSLEEAKARNHQVGTEDLLLGLVRPSSDGQPNIAVTILNRLYRLTPDVVRKDVLAHLGAASTNEQREKMS is encoded by the coding sequence ATGCAACTCGCGAAAGAGTATGCGCTACAGCTAAACCTCGAGTACATCGACACCGAACACGTCCTCGTCGGCCTACTCAAAGAGGAGACTGGCGTCGCGGCCGACGTCCTGAAAAATTTCGGCGTCGAATTGGCCAAGGTTCAGGAAGAAATCGAGCGGAACAGTCCAAGATATACGAGCGGTGAACCCGCAATTGCCGGCCGACTTCCGCACACCCCGCGCGTGAGAGAAGTGGTGTCGTACTCCCTGGAGGAAGCGAAGGCACGGAACCACCAAGTTGGGACGGAGGACTTGTTGCTGGGGTTAGTACGCCCGTCTTCAGATGGCCAGCCGAACATCGCCGTTACGATTCTGAACAGGCTGTATCGGTTGACGCCTGATGTGGTCCGAAAGGACGTGCTGGCGCACCTCGGGGCGGCATCAACAAACGAGCAAAGGGAAAAAATGTCGTGA
- a CDS encoding transposase: MRLPPKPRKPDPLEQLLARPAYAEIPITLVPHGLVVPLGVMVRGTREWMLDEPTLEQLFQEHAPDQYTRELTLSALVGLLIQVAAGMRASVHAAYQADPTETQPTITTSFQAVYGKLGRLQPAVSEAVVRYSGQRCGQVLDAKPNARNEPLPGYRMRVLDGNVLAGTHHRLTPLRQWLNACLPGKSLVVYEPGVGFATDLVLCEDAYPQERALLTQLLPRVQANDVFVADRNFCTVRFVFGVPGRKAFVLVRQHRRSLPCEPVSRLKYCGKTATGTIYEQRVRATDLDTGDVLSLRRIEIRLFAKTRNGDRTLAVLTHLPDDVSAERIAELYLLRWTIENHFQYLTQELNCEQPGRGQPRAALFGFAMALLAGNAVAVVRSAIRSVHGVEAEAEISGHYLADESAHDYRTLMKYLPPDPWLGWSRLSPSTLARLLRSLAKHVNLPALTRSKRGPKKPPKKKPVYNKRHKHYSTARLLKEFRNKGPC; encoded by the coding sequence ATGCGTCTCCCACCGAAGCCGCGGAAACCCGACCCGCTCGAACAACTGCTGGCGCGCCCCGCCTATGCGGAAATCCCCATCACCCTGGTGCCGCATGGCCTGGTGGTGCCGTTGGGAGTCATGGTGCGAGGTACGCGGGAATGGATGCTGGACGAGCCCACCCTGGAACAGTTGTTCCAGGAACACGCACCCGATCAGTATACCCGCGAATTGACGCTCTCGGCATTGGTGGGGTTGCTGATCCAAGTGGCGGCCGGCATGCGGGCCTCGGTCCATGCGGCCTACCAAGCCGATCCGACCGAGACGCAACCCACGATCACGACGTCGTTCCAGGCGGTGTATGGCAAGTTGGGCCGACTGCAACCGGCGGTCAGCGAGGCGGTGGTGCGGTACAGCGGCCAGCGGTGCGGCCAAGTGCTGGATGCGAAGCCGAACGCCCGCAACGAACCGCTGCCGGGTTATCGCATGCGCGTCCTCGACGGCAATGTGTTGGCGGGCACCCACCATCGGTTGACACCGTTGCGGCAATGGCTCAATGCCTGTTTGCCGGGCAAGTCGCTGGTGGTCTACGAACCCGGGGTGGGGTTCGCCACCGATTTGGTGCTGTGCGAAGACGCGTATCCTCAGGAGCGCGCTCTGCTGACGCAACTGCTGCCCCGCGTGCAGGCCAACGATGTGTTCGTTGCCGACCGCAATTTTTGTACGGTGCGGTTCGTGTTCGGTGTCCCCGGCCGAAAGGCTTTTGTACTCGTTCGGCAACACCGCCGGAGCCTGCCGTGCGAGCCCGTCAGCCGGCTGAAGTACTGCGGGAAAACCGCCACCGGGACGATCTACGAACAACGCGTGCGGGCCACCGACTTGGACACTGGGGACGTCCTGTCCCTGAGGCGGATCGAAATTCGCTTGTTCGCCAAAACCCGTAACGGCGACCGCACCCTGGCGGTGTTGACCCACTTGCCAGACGACGTGTCGGCCGAGCGGATTGCCGAACTCTACTTGTTGCGCTGGACTATCGAAAACCATTTTCAGTATCTCACCCAAGAGTTGAACTGCGAACAGCCAGGGCGGGGCCAACCGCGGGCCGCATTGTTTGGCTTCGCCATGGCATTGCTGGCCGGGAATGCCGTGGCCGTGGTCCGTTCCGCGATTCGTTCGGTGCATGGCGTCGAGGCGGAGGCGGAAATCTCAGGCCACTACTTGGCCGACGAAAGCGCCCATGATTATCGCACACTGATGAAGTACCTACCGCCCGACCCGTGGTTGGGTTGGAGCCGTTTGTCGCCGTCGACCCTGGCGAGGCTGCTGCGATCGCTCGCCAAGCATGTCAACCTCCCGGCCTTAACCCGGAGCAAACGTGGACCGAAAAAGCCACCGAAAAAGAAACCGGTGTACAACAAAAGACACAAACATTACTCAACCGCCCGCTTGTTGAAGGAATTTCGCAACAAGGGGCCATGTTGA
- a CDS encoding helix-turn-helix domain-containing protein, with protein sequence MALAAEALAAREKAKTKQPARPVDSPYLTAREAATYLNVSYGTFRNWAVQIKRQKTGRYRKEDLDHFAKSRRK encoded by the coding sequence ATGGCGCTGGCTGCGGAGGCATTGGCCGCACGGGAAAAAGCGAAAACAAAGCAACCTGCCCGCCCGGTGGACTCTCCCTACCTGACCGCACGCGAGGCCGCAACCTATCTGAATGTGAGCTACGGGACGTTCCGAAATTGGGCCGTTCAGATCAAACGGCAGAAGACGGGCCGTTACCGAAAGGAAGACCTCGACCACTTCGCCAAGTCTAGACGAAAATAA